From one Lolium rigidum isolate FL_2022 chromosome 4, APGP_CSIRO_Lrig_0.1, whole genome shotgun sequence genomic stretch:
- the LOC124646789 gene encoding jasmonate-induced oxygenase 1-like, with amino-acid sequence MEDSAAWPEPVVRVQSLSESGVATIPDRYVKPEHDRPSPSDCSSSAASASSINGVIPVVDLSSPDARRAVSEACRAWGFFQAVNHGVPLDLLRRARAAWRGFFGLPLELKQRHANSPATYEGYGSRLGVERGAVLDWGDYYFLHLRPPSVLSAADKWPVLPPDLRDATEEYGREVALLCGRLLAAMSSGLGVGEGRLQEEFGGEEGAGVCVRVNYYPRCPQPELTLGLSSHSDPGGMTVLLADERVRGLQVRGHGGEWVTVDPVADAFIVNVGDQIQVQPKDEL; translated from the exons atggaggattccgcaGCGTGGCCGGAGCCGGTGGTGCGGGTGCAGTCTCTTTCGGAGAGCGGCGTGGCCACCATCCCGGACCGCTACGTCAAGCCGGAGCACGACCGGCCTTCGCCGTCCGACTGCTCCTCGTCCGCAGCCTCGGCGTCGTCCATCAACGGCGTGATACCGGTGGTGGACCTGTCGTCGCCCGACGCGCGGCGTGCGGTGTCGGAGGCGTGCCGCGCGTGGGGCTTCTTCCAGGCGGTGAACCACGGCGTGCCgctcgacctcctccggcgcgcGCGCGCCGCGTGGCGCGGGTTCTTCGGGCTCCCGCTGGAGCTGAAGCAGCGGCACGCGAACTCGCCGGCGACGTACGAGGGGTACGGCAGCCGGCTGGGCGTGGAGCGCGGCGCCGTGCTGGACTGGGGCGACTACtacttcctccacctccgcccgcCCAGCGTGCTCTCCGCCGCCGACAAGTGGCCCGTCCTCCCTCCCGACCTCCG GGATGCGACGGAGGAGTACGGGAGGGAGGTGGCGTTGCTGTGCGGGCGGCTGCTGGCGGCGATGTCGTCCGGGCTGGGCGTCGGTGAAGGACGTCTGCAGGAGGAGttcggcggcgaggaaggcgccGGGGTGTGCGTGCGGGTGAACTACTACCCGCGTTGCCCGCAGCCGGAGCTGACGCTGGGTCTGTCGTCGCACTCGGACCCCGGCGGCATGACGGTGCTCCTCGCCGACGAGCGCGTGCGGGGCCTCCAGGTGCGCGGGCACGGCGGCGAGTGGGTGACCGTCGACCCCGTCGCCGACGCGTTCATCGTCAACGTCGGGGATCAGATCCAG GTGCAGCCCAAAGATGAGCTCTAG
- the LOC124650205 gene encoding jasmonate-induced oxygenase 1-like, with translation MEDSAAWPEPVVRVQSLSESGVATIPDRYVKPEHDRPSPSDCSSSAASASSINGVIPVVDLSSPDARRAVSEACREWGFFQAVNHGVPHDLIRRARAAWRGFFGLPLELKQRHANSPATYEGYGSRLGVERGAVLDWGDYYFLHLRPPSVLSAADKWPVLPPDLRDATEEYGREVAALCGRLLAAMSSGLGVGEGRLQEEFGGEEGAGVCVRVNYYPRCPQPELTLGLSSHSDPGGMTVLLADERVRGLQVRGHGGEWVTVDPVADAFIVNVGDQIQVLTNATYRSVEHRVMANASAERLSIATFYNPRSDLPLAPMAELVSPPERPPLYKPMTFDEYRLYIRRKGPQGKSQVESLKADRH, from the exons atggaggattccgcaGCGTGGCCGGAGCCGGTGGTGCGGGTGCAGTCTCTGTCCGAGAGCGGCGTGGCCACCATCCCGGACCGGTACGTCAAGCCGGAGCACGACCGGCCTTCGCCGTCCGACTGCTCCTCGTCCGCAGCCTCGGCGTCGTCCATCAACGGCGTGATACCGGTGGTGGACCTGTCGTCGCCCGACGCGCGGCGGGCGGTGTCGGAGGCGTGCCGCGAGTGGGGCTTCTTCCAGGCGGTGAACCACGGCGTGCCGCACGACCTCATCCGGCGCGCGCGCGCCGCGTGGCGCGGCTTCTTCGGCCTCCCGCTGGAGCTGAAGCAGCGGCACGCGAACTCGCCGGCGACGTACGAGGGGTACGGCAGCCGGCTGGGCGTGGAGCGCGGCGCCGTGCTGGACTGGGGCGACTACtacttcctccacctccgcccgcCCAGCGTGCTCTCCGCCGCCGACAAGTGGCCCGTCCTCCCTCCCGATCTCCG GGATGCGACGGAGGAGTACGGGAGGGAGGTGGCGGCGCTGTGCGGGCGGCTGCTGGCGGCGATGTCGTCCGGGCTGGGCGTCGGTGAAGGACGTCTGCAGGAGGAGttcggcggcgaggaaggcgccGGGGTGTGCGTGCGGGTGAACTACTACCCGCGTTGCCCGCAGCCGGAGCTGACGCTGGGTCTGTCGTCGCACTCGGACCCCGGCGGCATGACGGTGCTCCTCGCCGACGAGCGCGTGCGGGGCCTCCAGGTGCGCGGGCACGGCGGCGAGTGGGTGACCGTCGACCCCGTCGCCGACGCGTTCATCGTCAACGTCGGGGATCAGATCCAG GTGCTGACGAACGCGACGTACCGGAGCGTGGAGCATCGCGTGATGGCCAACGCCAGCGCCGAGCGGCTGTCGATCGCGACGTTCTACAACCCCAGGAGCGACCTGCCGCTGGCGCCCATGGCGGAGCTCGTCTCCCCGCCGGAGAGGCCGCCGTTGTACAAGCCCATGACCTTCGACGAGTACAGGCTCTACATCCGAAGGAAGGGGCCCCAAGGGAAGAGCCAGGTCGAGTCGCTCAAGGCGGACCGACACTGA